One region of Primulina tabacum isolate GXHZ01 chromosome 17, ASM2559414v2, whole genome shotgun sequence genomic DNA includes:
- the LOC142530442 gene encoding uncharacterized protein LOC142530442, whose product MTCKAKAQLTCERVADVRAAWYYGIMPPRRAPCDGTKDGDLEGVNGFNVIFVIGRIFISGVATYALLDSGSTHSFISETFVKRLKIIAEDLDLGFRVPIPSGDQMVTTKIVKNQELRLQKNSEQAYLIVLPMPKIDIILSMDWLSLNGASIDFRQRKLMKRRCQAFLASLVSVSEPVSQRLEDVEAPYRLTPAKMKELKEQIQELSDKGFICPSFSPWGAPLLFVKKKDLSIRICIDYREMNRVTTKNKYLKDRLC is encoded by the exons atgacatgtaaggccaaggctcagttaaCGTGTGAGAGAGTTGCTGATGTCCGTGCTGCCTGGTACTATG GTattatgcctcccagacgagCACCCTGTGATGGTACAAAGGATGGTGATCTTGAAG GCGTAAATGGTTTTAATGTTATATTTGTCATAGGAAGGATATTTATCtcaggtgtagctacctatgcactgctagattcagGGTCTACACACTCATTCATATCCGAGACATTTGTTAAGCGGCTAAAAATTATAGCAGAGGACTTGGATTTGGGCTTTAGAGTTCCTATCCCTTCTGGTGATCAGATGGTTACTACAAAAATAGTGAAGAATCAGGAGCTTCGTTTACAGAAAAATTCCGAACAAGCATATCTGATTGTACTTCCGATGCCTAAGATTGACATCATTCTTAGCATGGACTGGCTGTCtctgaatggagcttcgatagatttccgGCAGAG GAAACTTATGAAGagacgctgccaagcttttctagcgaGCCTTGTGTCAGTATCTGAGCCAGTCAGTCAAAGGCTAGAGGATGTCGAG gcaccctatcgtctaACTCCTGCGAAGATGAAAGAACTGAAGGAGCAGATTCAGGAGTTGtcggacaagggttttatttgcccaagtttttctccatggggagCACCgctattatttgtgaagaagaaagatctCAGTATACgaatttgcattgattatagggaGATGAACAGAGTCACCACCAAGAATAAGTATCTGAAGGACCGACTGTGCTAG